Proteins from one Nomia melanderi isolate GNS246 chromosome 3, iyNomMela1, whole genome shotgun sequence genomic window:
- the LOC116430392 gene encoding uncharacterized protein LOC116430392 — protein MLLRGAICLLLLVALTLTGGRCSTRYFVKMRTNASDLFRTRGDNSRMLEDSDTSPSHYQSRTSNYQSEEDERRTKDAKPENEQKNQFETSTFNPDVLNKFLEEYANKIKGSTEKYPRFPFRIVKPAEPLLLELDDPTTHTTSVSYNHETKFEVNVENTTAAEDSLSEALNDTLKRNKYYGANSYEDRNGWVTLEAIPWSKSKISKWQATATTQRPWPEVKPWEKPSMGKPWASDYSVRPIYENNKPWYLEKPKPTWLETTNEKPWQKPTARPPYYPDKNDENQAQKWPPERPSWNKYTDRPNSDIITDNRPANFPNNWNRPPPTKPSYQFLDRYPDKNQAEESNDWHDYPNRYDDRPRPTTDRPGFSHYDYVNNHPQSYPGNGDGQWVLLSTNRGYSKSRQRSIKIDSPPTANVTMVAGVKKEDHDPAIAVMTSKRQVRLTVLPSINGTNTTTSHGGLLEVEKTFKSVDQSRREYELEQQSLLPAILKKRPIRNTLGSQPSNSAVLAAVGAGILPATMAMMIPMILGRRRRDVTPSDPGLFAAGRDSVINIRVPTNKRAHGTRLR, from the exons ATGCTGCTGAGGGGAGCGATCTGCCTGTTGCTCCTGGTGGCCTTGACCCTGACCGGCGGCCGGTGCAGCACGCGATACTTCGTCAAGATGAGGACGAACGCGTCCGACCTGTTCAGAACGAGGGGGGACAATTCGAGGATGCTGGAGGACTCGGACACCAGCCCGTCCCACTACCAGTCGAGGACCAGTAACTACCAATCCGAGGAAGATGAGAGAAGAACGAAGGACGCGAAGCCCGAGAACGAACAGAAGAACCAGTTCGAGACGTCCACGTTCAATCCGGACGTGCTGAACAAGTTCCTTGAGGAGtacgcgaataaaattaaggGCAGCACTGAGAAGTACCCTAGATTCCCGTTCAGGATCGTGAAGCCTGCCGAACCCTTGCTGCTCGAACTGGATGACCCGACCACGCACACAACCAGCGTTAGCTACAACCACGAGACCAAATTCGAAGTTAACGTGGAGAACACCACTGCTGCTGAGGACTCG CTGAGCGAAGCTTTGAACGATACCCTGAAAAGGAACAAATACTACGGCGCGAATTCATACGAAGACAGAAACGGCTGGGTCACTCTAGAAGCGATCCCGTGGTCCAAGAGTAAAATTTCGAAATGGCAAGCGACTGCCACCACTCAACGACCCTGGCCGGAAGTGAAGCCATGGGAGAAGCCTAGCATGGGAAAGCCTTGGGCCTCTGACTACTCTGTCAGGCCgatttacgaaaataataagCCATG GTACCTAGAGAAGCCGAAGCCGACTTGGCTGGAAACAACTAACGAAAAGCCGTGGCAGAAGCCGACCGCCCGTCCGCCATATTACCCGGACAAGAACGACGAGAACCAAGCGCAAAAATGGCCGCCGGAGCGGCCGTCTTGGAACAAGTACACCGATCGGCCGAACAGCGACATAATCACCGACAATCGTCCAGCGAACTTTCCCAACAATTGGAACAGGCCGCCGCCGACCAAGCCCAGCTACCAGTTCCTAGATCGTTACCCCGACAAGAATCAAGCGGAAGAGAGCAACGACTGGCACGATTacccgaatcgctacgacgacCGTCCTAGACCGACCACCGACCGACCTGGCTTCTCCCATTACGACTACGTGAACAATCATCCGCAAAGCTATCCTGGAAATGGCGACGGTCAATGGGTCCTATTATCCACTAACAGAGGTTACTCGAAGTCCAGGCAAAGATCAATCAAGATCGACTCGCCACCCACTGCAAACGTGACTATGGTCGCCGGAGTGAAAAAGGAGGATCACGATCCTGCTATTGCAGTGATGACTTCCAAGAGACAG GTCAGGCTGACGGTGTTACCGTCAATCAACGGTACGAACACTACTACGTCGCACGGAGGTCTGCTGGAGGTGGAGAAGACGTTCAAGAGCGTAGATCAAAGTCGGAGGGAGTACGAATTGGAGCAACAGTCGCTGCTGCCCGCCATTTTGAAGAAGAGACCAATCAGGAACACGCTCGGCAGCCAGCCGTCTAACTCCGCCGTTTTGGCGGCCGTCGGCGCAG GAATATTACCAGCAACAATGGCGATGATGATACCAATGATACTTGGCCGTCGGAGGAGGGACGTAACACCTTCTGACCCGGGTCTGTTCGCCGCGGGTCGTGACTCAGTCATAAATATTCGCGTTCCTACGAATAAACGAGCCCACGGAACGAGGCTGAGATAG
- the LOC116430968 gene encoding uncharacterized protein LOC116430968 → MGKVSMAVRSAAMSHIEPRLPTILGRAKMRSKLLKIVVILVLCGSGQARPQKTGESSQPEALKPDEKRPVQSAGTPAHVQDTRYTRNSGNSRIPYANPYYDRFDPFVAEVSADESRPKSPISFNGVRSQNPATSLRDLKIPKNSTFSAAINFEKPVRSNHRMLKIFPEGNQNHPPRLRNFTHKSKGSSLRNFTSLGKSDQTYRFRYESDRSSSSRVSYFIGSKGSNNNVSRRRPEIGLNNSRKGPSLAGDSKFSEVSSGPGAKVEASREFDHVAAIKKITDMLTRQNAAGLHSKDRVPFDRVPQSPPVRTTSTRHPNTKNSNRVKHRHPSNQSKIDQNKLNTKISKIREKSNDTQSQYWKNWPNGEMQTQNDYQNYEKYTSFIEDLNPDQVVKKPVHLGDNGTDHLLPISSPNLQEIVHWLKIPAFMANGSNVLESNEANDPMSAVFDPVYQNLEPNRPLRPESLKPGFIYPLNSKYTTVKPALPNMSSKNKTSSPQTLQDENAVQLNSDSKKPNWTKGPGNSGRPVNPSSSVSSGSLDAESQPSLITLPQLASSTTQKPGPNVHIGFTSSEDKNKLPNQEELRPPLVTYDQRCPTILINSYTRINNTIQSKEGCTDLNIIINSHVFNTNTFKSTPSPSYQTNPGIDQETDKYGSDLSYHSNIEDNFYGPLKDPVASGSQDNVDSNVQVFQGTHISISGSGNDGTSEINEFSDAPSSANDAPAVEGVNQADNDPNVNSVVRPDADVVSDEAFVPSLGSPSSELVASPAPAAVANDDDDDDEYDLSPSGIVESIASVFAYFTFINPLHYGFFSIAAAPFTALAAGILGTVTFLFPWLFPSSFGFSRANNDAIGFWSSVEEIVSQSLEKYGRLNEWKSRKKKRKRKRKRFLAKVVVRRPPMEDEKALDRLPHALQNDTQRQLKDLQYMDQSLRTVATQLLNVTSSEDGKPNGNAAKKSGVQKLSERNEIPTKEITVSSGPQSVNVGFGRPVNSKFGFFETSHPGQAMAITEEELEKELSSTRLMTAYKNHPTTTGGISTWVLLNPPSTTIKTIEGEKKTKLPIENEVKATSKPTTIMERIDTTERVMEKVTLPVSTSVSLEEASSTRKPVPTTKKPDQKLERTTESSQITLKPLQNVTVSGNLENKESPVVSTKKIQTIRTTPKPKVAVLKTTVLSKPSILKTSRPNQQNRPKPQLRRTTTVKPDIVKNENASSAKIEKVTFRPVQMITVSKSKPESTEKPMFVTKIKASILMDTQKTTTLPTVFSTGNQDLTTTLRTVSSTSELVETSTKMKTVGTKSNVLKVQLKKPVEDTKIEIEPIKVNTPVLKIEKVEKDESKDETKEDSEKDTLNNSRIDLKFDFNPELTKINVDSETPTSTTRPSSTTKRSRHSSKRKKNKSRRRKPSTTTTTTMVTPLASSTMETDLITVNPVAENGIQESKIASDTKVSTNATKTKKKPIQKPISTQIYNFLSREVMPSFGVMSLVGLGLGLASYFLYPFGGTIARRNYEVEPKYKYNLDEYGGNYGQSEEEVLSKVFQGMTNEDNKYPGVKDYDNYYQYQHFDGGYDSQTTKKYDQRYSSSPIYRPENTASVLKYRNTDFRYPDVSSTPNYYDNRPKHTEYVVGQSSSANRQFVVGNVPKEYPYEEKILSEATTGKLPSSYEPTESDHVNFKPDINQNFNFPNQNHGQVQTARPEEGYEEVEITPTAVAVEHGPRSLKTKRSVDNPLGSVFLKGLRSRVKRDSVIQIIPSKRELEEEGKEEDLSNEILNIIDSAIPGEDNVKTRRKESEISEELEAKKRRKEEEEEKKESITKSTTVETSEKSSVESSTQETVSSTTLKEADGSLASSSTSSSSSSGVTFESSSTESSKTTEESDAEWMNSTTKKPEEQEGFGLFSFVKKIAEIKLRLGLTLLKHASEGFARYLGHVQKRINGEE, encoded by the exons ATGGGAAAGGTATCCATGGCCGTAAGAAGTGCCGCTATGTCCCACATAGAGCCACGTCTGCCTACGATTCTGGGACG TGCAAAGATGCGGTCGAAATTGCTGAAGATCGTGGTGATCCTGGTGCTGTGCGGTTCAGGGCAGGCCAGGCCGCAGAAGACCG GAGAGTCCTCGCAACCGGAGGCACTGAAACCAGACGAAAAGAGACCCGTCCAATCCGCCGGCACGCCAGCGCACGTTCAAGACACCAGGTACACGCGGAATTCCGGAAATAGTAGAATTCCATACGCTAATCCCTATTACGATCGTTTCGATCCTTTCGTCGCCGAGGTAAGTGCGGACGAATCGAGACCGAAGTCTCCGATCAGTTTCAACGGAGTCCGATCTCAAAATCCAGCGACGTCTCTCAGAGACTTGAAAATCCCCAAAAATTCTACTTTCAGCGCCGCTATTAACTTCGAGAAACCAGTTAGATCTAACCATCGTATGTTGAAAATATTCCCCGAAGGAAATCAAAACCATCCGCCGAGGTTGAGAAACTTTACTCACAAGTCCAAAGGCTCTAGCCTCCGCAATTTCACTTCTTTAGGGAAATCCGATCAAACATACAGGTTCAGGTACGAGTCAGATCGGTCCTCGAGTTCTAGGGTTTCGTATTTCATTGGTTCGAAAGGTTCCAACAACAATGTGTCGCGCAGAAGGCCAGAGATCGGCTTGAATAATTCACGTAAAGGTCCGTCCTTGGCCGGCGATTCGAAATTCTCGGAAGTTTCCTCTGGTCCCGGCGCGAAGGTCGAGGCCTCGAGGGAGTTTGATCACGTGGCAGCAATCAAGAAGATCACCGACATGTTGACTCGACAAAACGCTGCTGGATTACATTCGAAAGACAGGGTTCCGTTCGATAGAGTCCCTCAGTCTCCGCCGGTCCGAACCACTAGCACCCGTCATCCGAACACGAAAAATTCGAACAGAGTGAAGCACCGTCATCCTTCGAACCAGAGCAAGATAGATCAGAACAAGTTGAACACGAAGATCTCGAAGATCCGAGAGAAAAGCAATGACACCCAGTCCCAGTACTGGAAAAATTGGCCGAACGGAGAGATGCAAACCCAGAATGATTATCAAAATTACGAGAAGTACACTTCGTTCATAGAGGATTTGAATCCGGACCAGGTAGTGAAGAAGCCGGTCCACTTAGGGGACAACGGTACCGATCACCTGTTGCCCATTTCCAGCCCCAATCTCCAGGAGATCGTGCACTGGTTGAAGATCCCGGCCTTCATGGCCAATGGCAGCAACGTCTTGGAAAGCAATGAGGCTAATGATCCGATGAGCGCTGTATTCGACCCAGTGTACCAGAACCTGGAGCCGAACAGACCGTTGAGGCCTGAAAGCTTGAAGCCTGGTTTCATTTATCCTCTAAATTCCAAGTACACGACTGTGAAACCTGCTTTACCTAACATGTCCTCGAAGAACAAGACTAGTAGTCCTCAGACTCTGCAAGATGAAAATGCTGTTCAGTTGAACAGCGACTCGAAGAAGCCTAATTGGACTAAGGGACCTGGGAACAGTGGCAGACCAGTTAATCCGAGCTCTTCAGTGTCCTCCGGGTCTCTAGATGCTGAAAGTCAACCTTCACTCATTACTTTACCCCAGTTAGCTTCTTCGACTACCCAGAAACCAGGCCCCAACGTTCACATAGGCTTCACTTCTTCCGAAGACAAGAACAAGCTGCCCAATCAGGAGGAACTCCGACCTCCTTTAGTAACCTACGATCAAAGATGTCCCACCATCCTAATAAACTCCTACACCAGGATCAACAACACTATTCAGAGCAAAGAGGGTTGCACTGATCTGAACATCATCATCAATTCCCACGTCTTTAACACGAACACGTTCAAGTCGACTCCTTCACCTTCGTATCAGACTAATCCCGGGATTGATCAAGAGACGGACAAGTACGGTTCTGATCTTAGTTATCATTCGAACATTGAGGACAATTTCTATGGTCCCTTGAAAGATCCAGTGGCTAGTGGATCTCAGGACAATGTAGACTCGAACGTTCAAGTTTTTCAGGGTACTCATATCAGTATCTCGGGGTCTGGTAATGACGGAACTTCGGAGATCAACGAGTTTTCCGATGCTCCAAGTTCTGCTAATGATGCTCCGGCTGTGGAAGGAGTCAATCAAGCTGACAACGATCCCAACGTGAATTCCGTGGTTCGACCGGACGCTGATGTGGTTAGCGACGAAGCTTTTGTCCCTTCTTTGGGGTCTCCTTCTTCCGAGCTAGTTGCTAGCCCTGCTCCCGCGGCTGTGGCtaatgacgacgacgacgatgacgaataCGATCTGTCTCCTAGCGGCATCGTCGAGTCGATCGCTTCCGTGTTCGCCTACTTTACGTTCATCAATCCTTTGCATTATGGTTTCTTCAGCATCGCCGCTGCTCCCTTCACTGCTTTAGCTGCTGGGATACTCGGCACTGTCACGTTTCTATTCCCTTGGTTGTTCCCTAGCTCGTTCGGCTTCAGCAGAGCCAACAACGACGCGATCGGCTTTTGGTCGAGTGTCGAGGAGATTGTCAGTCAATCTTTGGAGAAGTACGGTAGGCTGAACGAGTGGAAGagcaggaagaagaagaggaagaggaagaggaagagat TTCTTGCCAAAGTTGTTGTCAGAAGGCCCCCGATGGAGGACGAGAAGGCTCTTGACAGGTTGCCTCA CGCGCTGCAAAATGACACGCAACGTCAGCTGAAAGACCTGCAGTACATGGACCAGTCGCTGAGGACAGTGGCCACGCAGCTGTTGAACGTGACTAGCTCCGAAGATGGCAAACCCAACGGGAACGCAGCGAAGAAGTCAGGCGTGCAAAAGCTGTCGGAGAGGAACGAGATCCCGACGAAGGAGATCACGGTGAGCAGCGGCCCGCAGTCGGTGAACGTGGGCTTCGGTAGGCCGGTGAACTCGAAGTTCGGCTTCTTTGAGACTAGCCACCCAGGCCAGGCGATGGCGATCACAGAGGAAGAGCTGGAAAAAGAGTTAAGTTCAACGCGTTTGATGACTGCGTACAAGAATCATCCTACGACCACTGGCGGCATCTCCACTTGGGTCCTACTAAATCCTCCGTCAACCACTATAAAGACGATCGAAGGGGAGAAAAAGACGAAGCTTCCCATCGAGAACGAAGTCAAGGCGACATCGAAGCCAACGACCATCATGGAGAGGATAGACACAACGGAAAGAGTGATGGAGAAGGTTACACTGCCAGTTTCAACTTCGGTGTCCTTGGAAGAGGCTTCTAGCACCAGGAAACCTGTGCCAACCACGAAGAAGCCTGACCAGAAGCTAGAGAGGACTACCGAGTCCAGCCAAATCACTCTGAAGCCACTTCAGAATGTTACTGTTAGCGGTAACCTGGAGAATAAAGAGTCTCCTGTGGTTAGCACTAAGAAGATTCAGACTATCAGGACGACGCCAAAACCTAAGGTAGCTGTTCTGAAGACGACCGTACTGTCGAAACCGTCGATCTTGAAGACCTCCAGGCCTAACCAGCAAAACAGACCGAAGCCGCAATTGAGAAGAACCACTACAGTGAAGCCGGATATTGTTAAGAATGAGAACGCCTCGTCGGCTAAGATCGAGAAAGTGACTTTTAGGCCTGTCCAAATGATCACCGTGTCGAAGAGCAAGCCGGAGAGCACCGAGAAGCCGATGTTCGTGACGAAGATCAAGGCGTCGATCCTGATGGACACGCAGAAGACCACCACGCTACCTACTGTATTTTCTACCGGCAATCAGGATTTAACGACCACCTTGAGGACAGTGTCGAGTACCAGTGAACTCGTTGAAACCTCGACCAAGATGAAAACCGTTGGCACCAAGAGTAACGTGTTGAAAGTTCAGCTGAAGAAGCCTGTGGAGGACACCAAGATCGAGATAGAGCCTATCAAAGTGAACACACCTGTCTTGAAGATAGAAAAGGTGGAGAAAGACGAGTCAAAGGACGAGACCAAAGAGGATTCAGAGAAGGATACTTTGAATAATTCCAGGATAGACCTGAAGTTCGACTTCAATCCAGAGTTGACGAAAATCAACGTGGATTCAGAGACGCCCACTTCGACAACCCGGCCCTCTTCGACCACGAAGAGGTCCAGGCATAGTTCCAAGAGGAAGAAGAACAAGAGCCGTAGAAGAAAACCATCCACGACGACCACCACCACTATGGTCACTCCTTTAGCGTCCAGTACGATGGAAACAGACCTAATCACGGTGAATCCAGTCGCTGAGAATGGGATCCAAGAGTCCAAGATTGCATCTGACACTAAAGTCTCCACTAATGCGACGAAGACCAAGAAGAAACCAATTCAGAAACCGATCAGCACGCAGATATACAATTTCTTGAGTCGAGAAGTGATGCCCAGTTTCGGAGTGATGTCCCTGGTGGGACTGGGTCTAGGCTTGGCGTCCTATTTCCTGTATCCCTTCGGTGGAACCATTGCCAGGAGGAACTACGAGGTGGAGCCTAAGTATAAGTACAACTTGGACGAGTACGGCGGCAACTATGGCCAAAGCGAGGAGGAGGTTCTGTCCAAGGTTTTCCAAGGTATGACCAACGAGGACAACAAGTACCCTGGGGTGAAGGATTACGACAATTACTACCAGTACCAGCACTTCGACGGGGGTTATGATTCGCAAACGACGAAGAAGTACGACCAGAGGTACTCTTCGTCCCCTATCTACAGGCCAGAGAACACCGCTTCTGTTTTGAAGTACAGGAACACTGATTTTAGGTACCCTGACGTATCGAGTACTCCAAATTACTATGATAACAGGCCTAAACACACGGAATACGTTGTGGGTCAGTCCTCTTCAGCTAACAGGCAGTTCGTCGTTGGAAACGTTCCCAAAGAGTACCCCTACGAAGAGAAGATTTTATCTGAAGCTACCACAGGCAAGCTGCCAAGTAGCTATGAGCCTACCGAGAGCGACCACGTGAATTTCAAGCCTGATATCAATCAGAACTTCAATTTCCCTAATCAGAATCATGGACAGGTGCAGACAGCTAGGCCCGAAGAGGGCTACGAAGAGGTGGAGATTACTCCGACTGCAGTAGCTGTTGAACATGGCCCTAGGTCTCTGAAGACGAAAAGGTCCGTGGACAACCCATTGGGGTCTGTCTTCCTCAAAGGTCTTCGTTCGAGGGTGAAGAGGGACTCGGTGATACAGATCATACCCTCAAAGAGGGAGCTAGAGGAGGAAGGCAAGGAAGAGGATCTTAGCAacgaaattttgaatattatcgaTTCAGCGATACCTGGCGAGGACAACGTGAAGACGAGGAGGAAGGAGAGCGAGATTTCGGAGGAGTTAGAGGCcaagaagaggaggaaggaggaggaagaggagaagaaggagTCCATTACGAAGAGTACGACTGTCGAAACGTCTGAGAAGTCCAGTGTCGAATCATCGACTCAGGAAACCGTCTCGTCAACGACGTTAAAGGAGGCAGATGGCTCTTTAGCATCCTCTTCAACATCTTCTTCAAGTTCTTCGGGGGTCACTTTCGAGAGTAGTTCGACCGAGAGCTCGAAGACGACCGAGGAGAGCGACGCGGAGTGGATGAACTCGACCACGAAGAAGCCTGAGGAACAAGAGGGCTTTGGACTTTTCAGCTTCGTGAAGAAGATTGCGGAGATTAAACTGAGACTGGGATTAACACTGCTGAAGCACGCGAGCGAGGGCTTCGCTAGATACCTGGGACACGTGCAGAAGAGAATCAACGGCGAGGAGTGA